From the genome of Propionispora hippei DSM 15287:
AAACAGCAATGGCGACCCCATTATTTTTAATAATCTGTTTTTTCATTGTATCTCCTTTATGCCTTGTTTTCTATTTTACCCAGAGCATGGGTGAAGCGACACACTGACAGGCTGAGAGTTCACAGGGAACCCGAAGTGGACGGACAAAAAGGCGGTGAAGGTCACGCTCTTTCATAAAGCATGCCCAAATATTATTTCTTTTGTGAGTAAACTAGCAATTGCATTTCCTTATGCGAGGCCGGTATATATTTGTCAAACTTACCAAATGTATCTTTAACAACCATTTGTCGTGATCTGAAGATATTTTCTATTTCATTTATGGAATATAAATTATCTTATTCTGGTATTTCTTCTTTCAACATGGACATCATGAATGTATCTCTAAACTCGTTTCCATAATTATATTGCCGAAGTAACCCCTCCTTAGAAAACCCTGCTTTGCATAATACCTTAACTGATGCGATATTTTCAGGAACTACGGTAGCCTGTATCCTATGTAATCCCATCTTTTGAAATCCGAATTTTGCAGCTCCCTGCAAAGCCTCTGTCATATACCCGTTATTCCAATGATCTTTGGAGAGCGAATAGGCAACCTCTGCCATTGACTGACGAACAAATCTACATAGTTCAATTCTTCCTACTAATTCATCGCTTTCTTTCAAAGCAATACCCCAACAAATGGTAAGCTTACTTTTAAAATATCTTCCGTTCATATTTTCTATAAACCGTCTGGCTTCTTCTATATCTTTTGGACATGCCAGTCCGTTTAAAAACTGCTGCACTTCTTTCGCTGAAAACCATCCTAAGTATCTTTCTGCATCACTTGGATGCATGAACCGTAATCTCAACCTTTCCAGTTCAATAAGTGGGAAAGATTTAAATGCCTCTTTAAATGACATTGAAATTGCCTCCATACTCTTAGGTACATTACATTGCAAACCGACAATCTAGAAATCATTAAGTGAAGATCTAGTGGATGATTCTTGAGAGCCGCCAGTCCTTCTATCATAAGTGCCCTATTAATATTGGGCAGCCATCCCTCTGAACTCAGCGCATCCGGTTTTGAAATTAATCCGGAATATAATATTATTATAGTTCCTAAATCAGGGAAATCCTGCTAAGTTTTGTATTTATTTTACAAAGTTACTTATTTTATGGCTAAACATTGCTACAGACTTTTACCCTTGTTTGACACTCTATCTATTTTTATACCTTTTCCACAAATAGTAAACCAAATACTACCGGCACCTTCTGACTCGTAAGTACCGTCCCTGTTTTTTATATTAACATTATATTATGTCAAAAGATTAATGGTATTAAAG
Proteins encoded in this window:
- a CDS encoding GNAT family N-acetyltransferase codes for the protein MSFKEAFKSFPLIELERLRLRFMHPSDAERYLGWFSAKEVQQFLNGLACPKDIEEARRFIENMNGRYFKSKLTICWGIALKESDELVGRIELCRFVRQSMAEVAYSLSKDHWNNGYMTEALQGAAKFGFQKMGLHRIQATVVPENIASVKVLCKAGFSKEGLLRQYNYGNEFRDTFMMSMLKEEIPE